Proteins encoded in a region of the Sporomusaceae bacterium FL31 genome:
- the mqnE_1 gene encoding aminodeoxyfutalosine synthase, whose translation METILYGIENKIRDGVRLTRDEGLALFKSDDLAWLGYLANIARQRISGDYVYFNVNRHINLTNVCEARCKFCAFGCDVDSAQAYTMTKEKALSLAKQSAQDPDLRELHIVSGLHPEWPYEFYLDVIRALKAELPHIHLKAFTAVEICYFAKISGKSVEAVLKDFIAAGMDSMPGGGAEILSDRVREQLCPKKATASQWLDIARTAHKLGLRSNASMLYGHIETMEERVDHLLALRELQDETGGFQTFICFPFHPANTELESKITRTSVWDDLKTMAISRLMLDNFKNIKAYWIMLTLPVAQLALGFGANDIDGTVTEEKIVHAAGANSGRSLSKETLIQSIKQAGRIPVERDTMYNIIKIL comes from the coding sequence TTGGAGACAATTCTTTATGGGATAGAAAACAAGATACGAGACGGAGTAAGACTGACTCGCGATGAAGGTTTGGCTTTATTTAAATCCGATGATTTAGCCTGGTTGGGCTATTTGGCTAATATAGCAAGACAACGAATTAGCGGTGACTATGTATATTTCAATGTTAACAGGCACATTAACCTTACGAATGTCTGTGAAGCGCGCTGTAAATTTTGTGCATTTGGCTGTGATGTTGACAGTGCACAAGCTTATACAATGACAAAAGAAAAAGCTTTGAGTTTGGCTAAGCAATCTGCACAGGATCCTGATTTGCGTGAGCTTCATATTGTCAGCGGATTGCATCCGGAGTGGCCGTATGAGTTTTACCTTGATGTGATCCGAGCGTTAAAGGCAGAGCTGCCGCATATTCACTTGAAAGCTTTTACTGCAGTTGAAATCTGTTATTTTGCTAAAATATCTGGCAAATCAGTGGAAGCTGTTCTAAAAGATTTCATTGCTGCCGGAATGGATTCCATGCCGGGTGGGGGCGCAGAAATTTTATCTGACCGAGTCCGTGAGCAGCTTTGTCCTAAGAAGGCAACTGCCAGCCAGTGGCTGGATATCGCTCGTACAGCGCATAAGTTAGGGCTGCGCAGCAATGCCAGTATGCTATATGGTCATATTGAAACCATGGAAGAGCGAGTGGATCATTTATTGGCGCTTAGAGAATTACAAGATGAGACCGGTGGATTCCAGACGTTTATTTGCTTTCCGTTTCATCCTGCGAATACGGAGTTGGAAAGCAAGATTACGCGGACTTCGGTTTGGGATGATTTAAAGACCATGGCAATATCCAGGCTGATGTTAGACAACTTTAAGAATATAAAAGCCTATTGGATTATGCTTACCTTACCAGTTGCTCAATTGGCTTTAGGTTTTGGTGCGAACGATATTGATGGTACCGTTACGGAAGAAAAAATTGTCCATGCTGCCGGAGCTAATTCGGGAAGGTCACTGAGTAAAGAAACTTTGATTCAGTCGATCAAACAGGCTGGTCGAATTCCAGTAGAGCGTGATACCATGTACAATATTATTAAGATTCTCTAA
- a CDS encoding amidohydrolase → MFAICGGTVYTASAGVLEGASILVRDNKIVAVGSHISIPHEAKIIHAAGKSITPGLVDCHTHLGIAEEAVGDAHVDKNEVNDPISPHLRAIDGINPEDPGLHDAYSSGTTTIIVTPGSENVIGGQSVALKTYGNVVDHMILRQPAGIKMAFGENPIKMYMNKNKPPSTRMSIAGMIRENIIKAQSYDKKFRAGNTDRNLRMEALVMMLNGEIPLRAHAHAADDIMTAIRIAEEFNLQLTIEHATAGHKVADELAKRNIAATIGPSITARVKVELKDRTYRTPALLHQAGVKIALITDHPFLPVSSLRIEAALAIREGLPRDVALKAITQNAAEIIGVGDRVGSIEQGKDADLVIFNGDPFAIATEVEQVFINGQTVFST, encoded by the coding sequence ATGTTTGCTATTTGCGGGGGAACAGTCTATACTGCCTCAGCGGGTGTGCTGGAAGGGGCTAGTATTCTAGTCCGAGACAACAAGATTGTAGCTGTTGGCAGCCACATTTCAATCCCACATGAGGCAAAAATCATCCATGCCGCTGGGAAATCAATAACACCTGGATTAGTAGACTGCCACACCCATCTTGGCATTGCCGAAGAAGCTGTTGGTGATGCTCATGTTGATAAAAACGAAGTAAATGACCCCATATCACCGCACCTCAGAGCCATTGACGGAATAAATCCCGAAGATCCTGGCCTCCATGACGCTTATAGCTCCGGCACTACCACCATTATTGTGACTCCTGGCAGTGAAAATGTTATTGGTGGTCAAAGTGTCGCACTAAAGACCTACGGAAACGTTGTTGACCACATGATTTTGCGCCAGCCTGCAGGCATTAAAATGGCCTTCGGAGAAAACCCCATAAAAATGTACATGAACAAAAACAAGCCACCGTCTACTCGTATGAGCATCGCTGGCATGATCCGTGAAAATATAATTAAAGCCCAAAGCTATGATAAAAAATTTCGCGCTGGAAATACTGACCGGAATCTGCGCATGGAAGCGCTTGTCATGATGCTTAATGGTGAAATTCCGCTGCGCGCTCATGCTCATGCTGCTGATGATATTATGACGGCAATCCGTATTGCCGAAGAATTTAATCTTCAGCTTACCATTGAGCATGCCACCGCTGGTCATAAAGTTGCGGATGAACTGGCAAAGCGAAATATTGCTGCAACCATTGGGCCGTCCATCACAGCCAGGGTAAAGGTTGAATTAAAGGACCGGACTTACCGTACACCCGCGCTCTTGCATCAGGCTGGCGTAAAGATCGCACTGATTACCGACCACCCTTTCCTCCCTGTCAGTAGCTTACGCATTGAGGCTGCCCTTGCCATTCGCGAAGGTCTTCCTCGTGATGTTGCCCTAAAGGCCATTACGCAGAATGCAGCTGAAATTATTGGCGTAGGTGATCGTGTTGGCAGCATTGAACAAGGCAAAGACGCTGACTTAGTCATTTTCAATGGCGATCCCTTTGCGATAGCAACAGAAGTCGAGCAAGTCTTTATAAATGGTCAAACTGTATTTAGCACCTAA